From the genome of Candidatus Rokuibacteriota bacterium, one region includes:
- a CDS encoding helix-turn-helix domain-containing protein, which translates to MARRRAPRPVAGRPRITFYWDNPPGPRSGGSIERVWRGQVYEREVGPSDWLDVPEAAAALGVRHVFSVYRAIWDGRLDAIQRGRDIRVSLAAIKAYLKEEASRPGRKGRRRLRE; encoded by the coding sequence ATGGCGCGACGCCGGGCACCCCGACCGGTCGCCGGACGGCCGCGGATCACGTTCTACTGGGACAATCCCCCGGGGCCGAGGTCGGGCGGCAGCATTGAACGAGTCTGGCGCGGGCAGGTCTACGAACGTGAGGTTGGCCCAAGTGACTGGCTGGATGTCCCGGAAGCTGCGGCGGCCCTGGGCGTGCGGCATGTCTTTTCGGTCTACCGGGCGATTTGGGATGGGCGGCTCGACGCGATCCAGCGCGGTCGCGATATCCGGGTTTCCCTGGCCGCGATCAAGGCGTACCTGAAGGAGGAGGCATCGCGGCCTGGCCGGAAGGGTCGGCGGCGGCTGAGGGAGTGA
- a CDS encoding tetratricopeptide repeat protein yields MTTRKPYIVVTLLFCILAVATLAHAGWEEGQKAFARRDYNLALREFLPLAKGGHAEAQLNVAFMYNQGLGVPVDHVVAIQWYRKAAEQGLAEAQAQLAAVYSLGLGVPRNYPEAVKWSIKAAEQGHPQGQFNLGAFYTYGLGGPRDYKKAAFWTRKAAEQGDAAGQFNLSVLYEDGLGVPRDKVEALMWLLLAPQQVGDPSISMPARGAPDIASQAQAAGKSLAARMSPAQIAEAERRAREWKPKPEATLKTGLPLSAQSEGQQPTISEKLEERYFTTLDDWVARGGPIDDVQKTVVPTCGKLVMWTGSASEKIGFLASQRDEFDFRVDVCMTMTVNRVHKQPNFEKPELVESICDKSGILLFTKLCRRSGLR; encoded by the coding sequence ATGACCACCCGCAAGCCCTACATCGTCGTCACCCTGCTCTTCTGCATCCTCGCCGTCGCGACCTTGGCCCATGCTGGATGGGAGGAGGGCCAGAAGGCCTTTGCGCGGCGCGACTACAATTTGGCCCTCCGAGAATTTCTGCCCCTCGCCAAGGGAGGGCACGCGGAGGCTCAGCTAAATGTCGCCTTCATGTATAACCAGGGTCTCGGAGTCCCTGTTGACCATGTTGTGGCTATTCAGTGGTACCGGAAAGCCGCTGAACAGGGATTAGCAGAGGCCCAAGCGCAACTGGCCGCCGTCTATTCGCTGGGCCTCGGGGTCCCGCGGAACTACCCTGAAGCCGTCAAGTGGTCCATCAAAGCCGCCGAACAAGGACACCCGCAGGGCCAGTTCAACCTCGGTGCATTCTATACGTACGGACTTGGTGGGCCGAGAGACTATAAGAAGGCAGCATTCTGGACCCGCAAGGCCGCCGAGCAGGGTGATGCTGCGGGCCAGTTTAATCTCTCTGTGCTCTACGAGGACGGGCTGGGCGTTCCTCGAGACAAGGTTGAAGCCCTGATGTGGCTCTTGTTAGCTCCGCAGCAGGTCGGGGATCCCTCTATCAGTATGCCGGCCCGTGGCGCGCCCGATATTGCTTCTCAGGCTCAGGCCGCTGGCAAATCCTTGGCGGCTCGAATGAGTCCTGCTCAGATCGCTGAGGCGGAAAGGCGCGCACGGGAGTGGAAGCCGAAACCGGAGGCGACCCTGAAAACGGGCCTCCCCCTCTCTGCTCAGAGCGAAGGGCAGCAGCCAACAATCTCGGAGAAACTCGAAGAGCGCTACTTCACAACTCTTGACGATTGGGTGGCACGCGGCGGTCCAATCGACGACGTTCAAAAGACGGTGGTCCCGACGTGCGGGAAACTCGTGATGTGGACAGGGTCAGCAAGCGAGAAGATCGGTTTCTTGGCATCACAACGGGACGAGTTCGATTTCCGCGTCGACGTCTGCATGACGATGACCGTAAACCGCGTTCACAAGCAGCCCAACTTTGAGAAGCCGGAACTAGTCGAGTCTATCTGTGACAAGAGCGGCATCCTGCTCTTCACCAAACTCTGCAGGCGAAGCGGCTTGCGGTAG
- a CDS encoding haloacid dehalogenase type II has product MATIDFASKQVLSFDCYGTLIDWETGILAALRPILSRHGVTVDADRMLTLYGEIESTAEHGPYRPYREVLTAVVSELGTRLGITISGADAARFADSVGDWPPFADTRAALAALKHRFRLAIISNVDDDLFARTNQQLGVEFDWIVTAQQVGSYKPSPNNFHHALARFGLPKAAILHVAQSLFHDHVPAKQLGLDTVWLNRRHGKAGFGATPPATARPDLEVPDLATLARLANAT; this is encoded by the coding sequence GTGGCGACGATCGACTTCGCGAGCAAGCAGGTCCTGAGCTTCGACTGCTACGGCACGCTCATCGACTGGGAGACCGGCATCCTGGCGGCGCTGCGACCGATCCTCTCGCGTCACGGCGTGACCGTCGACGCCGACCGCATGCTGACGCTGTACGGCGAGATCGAGTCGACGGCCGAGCACGGCCCGTACCGGCCGTATCGCGAGGTGCTCACGGCGGTCGTGTCCGAGCTGGGCACGCGGCTGGGGATCACGATCTCCGGCGCCGACGCCGCGCGCTTCGCGGACTCGGTCGGCGACTGGCCCCCGTTTGCCGATACGCGCGCCGCGCTGGCCGCGCTCAAGCACCGCTTCAGGCTGGCGATCATCTCCAACGTCGACGACGACCTCTTCGCCCGCACGAATCAGCAGCTCGGCGTCGAGTTCGACTGGATCGTCACCGCACAGCAGGTCGGCAGCTACAAGCCGTCGCCCAACAACTTCCACCACGCGCTGGCGCGCTTCGGCCTGCCGAAGGCCGCGATCCTCCACGTCGCGCAGAGCCTCTTTCACGATCACGTGCCGGCGAAGCAGCTCGGCCTCGACACGGTTTGGCTCAACCGCCGGCACGGCAAGGCCGGATTCGGCGCGACGCCGCCGGCGACGGCACGGCCGGACCTCGAGGTCCCGGATCTGGCGACGCTGGCGCGCCTGGCGAACGCGACGTAG
- a CDS encoding DNA methyltransferase produces the protein MPFQYLRPEKIAALSVRQLGRYKDAAFDHWRSKGFPYPKLSRSQLEQQYRQFAMSCRSVFGRGRSITWSPLGLGIANFFHPHMWAVKCQYFRSPVQVFRNDTLLAHCIDRSLRINTDRTPLNANNMRVMLATFSNTKRVSNFRPTAARALYQRYSRDGDIIVDPSAGFGGRLLGALPLDREYIGIEPNTQSVKGMSRLLDALSGHPLTKGRGRVLQGRCETLLPKLPGRYAAMVISSPPYFARERYGRGREQSWVRYPEYEEWKTHFLASQMREIHRILQPGGFYCLNVENTETHAVADDAIAIARQFFRPFFVYKLMIGCVPYHRNGQRGGHRSERLLVFQKGR, from the coding sequence ATGCCTTTTCAATATCTGCGCCCCGAGAAGATCGCCGCGCTGTCCGTCCGCCAACTCGGGCGCTACAAGGACGCGGCGTTTGACCACTGGCGATCGAAGGGCTTCCCTTATCCGAAGCTGTCCCGAAGCCAACTCGAGCAACAGTACCGTCAGTTCGCGATGTCGTGCCGTTCGGTTTTCGGCCGCGGCCGCTCCATCACCTGGTCGCCCCTCGGACTCGGCATAGCAAATTTCTTTCACCCGCACATGTGGGCGGTCAAGTGCCAGTACTTCCGCAGTCCAGTGCAGGTGTTTCGCAACGACACTCTACTTGCTCACTGCATAGACCGGTCGCTTCGCATCAACACCGACCGCACGCCTCTGAACGCGAACAACATGAGGGTGATGCTTGCAACGTTTTCCAACACCAAGCGAGTTTCGAATTTTCGGCCGACTGCGGCCCGCGCTCTGTACCAGCGCTATTCGCGAGATGGAGACATCATCGTCGATCCCTCTGCAGGTTTCGGCGGCCGGCTGCTGGGCGCGTTGCCCCTGGACCGCGAGTACATCGGCATAGAGCCCAACACCCAGTCCGTGAAAGGGATGAGCCGCCTGCTCGACGCTCTCTCCGGCCATCCGCTCACCAAAGGCCGCGGACGCGTCCTCCAAGGTCGTTGTGAAACGTTGTTGCCTAAGTTGCCGGGACGCTATGCCGCCATGGTGATCAGCTCGCCACCCTACTTCGCGCGGGAACGATACGGTCGCGGCCGGGAACAGAGCTGGGTTCGCTATCCTGAGTACGAAGAATGGAAAACCCACTTTCTCGCCTCACAGATGCGCGAGATTCACCGCATCCTCCAGCCGGGTGGGTTTTACTGCCTGAACGTCGAGAACACGGAGACACACGCGGTTGCCGATGACGCAATTGCGATCGCGCGACAGTTCTTTCGACCTTTCTTCGTGTACAAGCTCATGATTGGGTGTGTGCCCTATCATCGGAACGGACAGCGCGGCGGGCATCGATCGGAGCGACTTCTAGTCTTCCAGAAGGGCCGTTAG
- a CDS encoding asparagine synthase-related protein, translating into MPNGHVLAHSLLPIRGRAPRHQPAVGRRGVLAFTGELWDVTQNRSDTDVVLARLESIGPRKAFRSFHGNWAIVYLSSHDGYIHFATDRLGEQPLHFAYDGTRLSVATEIKTLVAAGHPFEAVRPVVPGIHYTYSGELFETTYKPGGSDAKYKSFCKRVLRRRIAEAVRSQAAAHDPRHEVVILLSGGIDSTIIAFEAAKSGVTRAFTVAVDARAPDAINAARVARELGLDWELVLAPPASPTSAVACAEIANRSIVEELCMHLHLAARLQELGIHIALTGSGADELFVGYGHLLGRVPHHALQERFLSTYYRFDLRAVNKIYGGYQVEVRNPFLSRHLVEYARRIPGDVLIGPSRALKWPLRETYRDVLGAFSTRPKLIARETMGVKSLFQKRFGLSPYIYRPLLKSLLRSSAATLRAISCAPTRIKTKR; encoded by the coding sequence ATGCCGAACGGCCACGTTCTGGCTCACTCTCTTCTGCCGATTCGCGGCCGGGCGCCTCGTCACCAGCCAGCGGTAGGCCGCCGCGGAGTTCTCGCGTTTACGGGCGAGCTCTGGGATGTGACGCAGAACCGTTCAGATACCGATGTGGTCCTCGCTCGACTTGAATCGATCGGCCCCAGGAAAGCATTCAGATCGTTCCACGGCAACTGGGCGATCGTCTACCTATCCAGCCATGACGGCTACATCCATTTCGCAACGGATCGGCTTGGTGAGCAGCCTCTTCACTTTGCCTACGACGGCACCCGTCTCAGTGTCGCTACCGAGATCAAGACCCTCGTGGCTGCCGGGCATCCGTTCGAAGCCGTCAGGCCCGTCGTTCCGGGCATTCACTACACATACTCGGGAGAGCTTTTCGAAACCACGTACAAACCTGGCGGCTCCGACGCGAAGTACAAGAGCTTCTGCAAACGCGTGCTCCGCAGACGTATTGCTGAGGCTGTCCGTTCGCAAGCCGCGGCGCACGACCCTCGTCACGAAGTGGTGATTCTCCTCTCCGGCGGTATCGACTCGACGATCATAGCTTTCGAGGCCGCCAAGTCGGGAGTCACGCGCGCCTTTACCGTTGCTGTCGACGCCCGTGCCCCAGACGCAATCAACGCGGCGCGAGTGGCTCGCGAGTTGGGGCTCGACTGGGAGCTCGTGCTTGCACCCCCAGCGTCGCCCACCAGTGCAGTCGCTTGCGCGGAAATCGCTAATCGCAGCATCGTCGAAGAGCTCTGCATGCACCTCCATCTCGCCGCTCGCCTGCAGGAGCTCGGCATCCACATTGCGTTGACGGGATCCGGGGCCGACGAGCTCTTCGTGGGCTATGGCCATCTCCTGGGGCGTGTCCCTCACCACGCTCTTCAGGAACGCTTCCTGTCGACGTACTACCGCTTCGATCTGCGGGCCGTAAACAAAATCTACGGCGGGTACCAGGTAGAGGTCAGAAACCCATTCCTGTCGAGACACCTGGTCGAATACGCTCGTAGAATTCCAGGAGACGTGCTGATCGGTCCGTCGCGCGCACTCAAGTGGCCGCTCCGCGAGACATATCGCGACGTACTGGGCGCGTTCTCGACACGCCCAAAGCTCATCGCTCGAGAAACCATGGGCGTTAAATCGCTTTTCCAGAAGCGGTTTGGACTCTCACCCTACATCTACCGTCCACTGCTGAAGTCGCTGCTGCGCAGCAGCGCGGCAACCCTTCGCGCGATCTCGTGCGCACCGACGCGAATCAAAACAAAGCGGTGA
- a CDS encoding ATP-binding protein translates to MSDAPILTFDAPSKLGKVASVDTSRVLIAVENAALLPRAAVGSLVAIQGTIAQEFLIGMTERVTRQLREQTASPDPMAPTTLAVEVVPDDSLRAVLLGTYRTIEGTVRNRFKRGADSFPQIDRDCFLIEGGNLQRFMGLLGKDLDETQRLELGYFAIDRSAAAIANGDRFFQRHAAILGSTGSGKSCAVSLILERAHARKHANIIVFDMHGEYASLANPPAREDGTMPIPIAAGFKIAGPGDLAKPPENALFLPYWLLNRDEMLSMILDRSDQNAPNQAARFTTHVRDFKDKTLKDEKQETVRATFTVDSPVPYRLTDLLVMLREDDTGTKPGTTKAEIKGDWNGKLTRFISRLEAKAEDRRYGFMFKPPEAALKYHWLAKQIAKLLAPGEGKHGIKVVDFSEVPSDVLPVVTGVFARLLYDVQFWMQPDKRTPFVFVCDEAHLYLPVREDADAVEKQALYSFERIAKEGRKYGVSLLVVSQRPSDVSRTILSQCNNFLILRLTNDQDQNVVRRLMPDSLAGVLDGLPLLDTGEALLLGDAILLPARIKLKFPTIEPLSQTRNFWQEWGEKAPDSAAVVAAVETLRRQSRTAGTLA, encoded by the coding sequence ATGAGCGATGCACCCATTCTGACGTTTGACGCGCCGAGCAAGCTCGGCAAGGTCGCCTCCGTGGACACAAGCCGCGTACTCATCGCGGTGGAAAACGCCGCACTCTTGCCACGCGCTGCCGTCGGGAGCCTTGTCGCAATTCAGGGGACGATCGCTCAGGAGTTCCTGATTGGCATGACGGAGCGTGTCACCCGGCAGCTCCGTGAGCAGACAGCGTCGCCTGATCCGATGGCACCCACGACGCTCGCGGTGGAGGTCGTGCCGGACGATTCGCTCCGGGCCGTCCTACTCGGCACCTACCGCACCATCGAGGGAACTGTCCGCAACCGGTTCAAGCGGGGCGCTGATTCGTTCCCACAAATCGATCGCGATTGTTTTCTCATCGAGGGCGGCAACCTTCAGCGTTTCATGGGGTTACTGGGCAAGGACCTGGATGAGACGCAGCGGCTCGAGCTCGGCTACTTCGCCATCGACCGCTCAGCCGCCGCGATCGCGAACGGCGATCGCTTCTTTCAGAGGCACGCGGCGATCCTTGGCAGTACCGGCTCGGGCAAGAGTTGCGCGGTGTCGTTGATCCTGGAACGTGCACACGCCCGCAAGCACGCGAACATCATCGTGTTCGACATGCACGGCGAGTACGCCTCGCTCGCGAACCCGCCCGCTCGTGAGGACGGCACAATGCCAATCCCTATTGCCGCCGGGTTCAAGATCGCAGGTCCGGGTGATCTCGCCAAGCCACCGGAAAACGCACTCTTCCTACCGTACTGGCTCCTGAACCGGGACGAAATGCTCTCGATGATCTTGGACCGCAGCGATCAGAACGCGCCAAACCAGGCAGCACGATTTACAACTCATGTGCGGGACTTTAAGGACAAGACCCTGAAGGACGAGAAGCAGGAGACGGTCCGTGCAACATTCACCGTGGACTCGCCCGTGCCCTACAGGCTCACCGATCTCCTCGTAATGCTGCGAGAAGACGACACGGGCACGAAGCCTGGGACGACGAAAGCGGAGATCAAAGGAGATTGGAACGGGAAACTGACGCGGTTCATCTCCCGCCTCGAAGCCAAAGCGGAGGACCGCCGGTATGGCTTCATGTTCAAGCCGCCAGAGGCTGCTCTCAAGTACCACTGGCTCGCGAAGCAAATCGCAAAGCTGCTTGCCCCGGGCGAGGGAAAACACGGCATCAAGGTGGTGGACTTTTCCGAAGTGCCGTCGGACGTGCTCCCCGTTGTCACGGGCGTATTCGCACGACTCCTTTACGATGTTCAGTTCTGGATGCAGCCGGACAAGCGGACGCCGTTCGTCTTCGTATGCGACGAAGCCCATCTGTACTTGCCGGTCCGTGAAGACGCGGACGCAGTCGAGAAACAGGCCCTTTACTCCTTCGAGCGCATCGCTAAAGAAGGCCGAAAATACGGCGTCTCCCTTCTTGTGGTGAGCCAGCGCCCCTCGGACGTGAGCCGAACCATCCTCAGCCAGTGCAATAACTTCCTTATCCTGCGCTTGACCAACGATCAGGACCAGAATGTCGTCCGTCGCCTCATGCCTGATTCCCTGGCGGGTGTCCTCGATGGCTTGCCGCTGCTCGACACCGGCGAAGCCTTGTTACTGGGCGACGCGATCCTCCTACCCGCCCGAATCAAGCTGAAGTTCCCAACCATCGAGCCGCTGAGCCAGACCCGCAACTTCTGGCAGGAGTGGGGCGAAAAGGCTCCGGACTCTGCCGCAGTTGTGGCAGCAGTCGAAACGCTGCGCCGGCAATCTCGCACAGCGGGAACGCTCGCTTGA
- a CDS encoding SIR2 family protein, with product MDYGALVTFVQEHFTDGLALVIGSGLSAAEGIPGMPALATHLSNAGSVLTGTDATLWNQIKAVLVAEEGLEAALLKHPPSDTLEVWIAQGTCELLMPKEREVMSAVLRGDRSLRLTTFLAKVLKPTNGLPILTPNYDRLIEVACEMAGFHVDTTAVGHYAGAFDHARSCMGSCRGITTRAKTTVLDHFPRAIVLKPHGSFDWYQSGNDARRCSLDLDAERLMITPGVNKYRAGYNSPFDKHRDLANDYIKRAGRLLVVGYGFNDDHLQTHLVKRIQDGTPTLILNQSASSKVAKLAEESPRCVCLSKPPAWAGVAMVTKGLRFEHQGHDLWDLGVLAKELLT from the coding sequence ATGGACTACGGCGCACTGGTCACATTCGTGCAGGAGCACTTCACCGACGGTCTCGCGTTGGTGATCGGGTCCGGGCTGTCCGCCGCTGAGGGGATCCCGGGAATGCCCGCGCTTGCAACGCATCTCAGCAACGCCGGAAGCGTGCTGACGGGAACCGACGCGACACTGTGGAATCAGATCAAGGCCGTGCTGGTTGCCGAGGAAGGATTGGAAGCGGCGCTGCTTAAGCACCCGCCATCCGACACGCTTGAGGTCTGGATCGCACAAGGGACGTGCGAACTCCTGATGCCGAAGGAACGCGAAGTCATGAGTGCGGTGCTCCGAGGCGATCGCTCCCTTCGCCTGACGACATTCCTGGCCAAGGTGTTGAAGCCGACGAATGGGCTGCCGATCCTGACACCCAACTATGATCGGCTCATCGAGGTGGCATGCGAGATGGCGGGCTTCCATGTAGACACCACAGCCGTCGGGCACTACGCGGGGGCGTTCGACCATGCCCGAAGTTGCATGGGATCATGCCGGGGCATCACAACACGCGCCAAGACCACCGTCCTCGACCACTTCCCGCGTGCGATCGTCCTGAAGCCGCATGGGAGCTTTGACTGGTACCAATCCGGCAACGACGCGCGTCGTTGCAGTCTGGATCTGGACGCGGAACGTCTCATGATCACTCCCGGCGTCAACAAGTACCGGGCTGGCTACAACTCGCCCTTTGACAAGCATCGCGATTTGGCCAACGACTACATCAAGCGGGCCGGGCGTCTACTGGTCGTGGGGTACGGCTTCAACGACGATCACCTGCAAACCCATCTCGTAAAACGGATTCAGGACGGCACGCCCACGCTGATCTTGAATCAATCGGCGAGCTCGAAGGTCGCGAAGCTGGCGGAGGAATCGCCGCGCTGCGTTTGCCTCTCGAAACCGCCGGCATGGGCGGGAGTCGCGATGGTGACAAAGGGACTCCGGTTCGAGCATCAGGGGCACGACTTGTGGGATCTGGGCGTTCTGGCAAAGGAGCTACTGACATGA
- a CDS encoding tyrosine-type recombinase/integrase, with product MIWVTGQRPRHHLHETVLQRALRHAAVWQGGLPQARQPHTLCHSFVKHPLEDGHDIRTLQELLGHRDVGTP from the coding sequence TTGATTTGGGTCACCGGGCAGCGTCCCCGCCACCACCTGCACGAGACCGTCCTGCAGCGTGCACTCAGGCACGCGGCGGTCTGGCAGGGGGGTCTTCCCCAAGCGCGCCAGCCCCACACCCTCTGCCACTCGTTCGTGAAGCATCCCCTCGAGGACGGACACGACATCCGCACGCTCCAAGAGCTGCTGGGGCACCGCGACGTCGGCACACCATGA
- a CDS encoding nucleotidyltransferase — MTPDEYLQGILDREAVNTGPLSPVRGVQAVIAPIIREWAGAMLLSVQPSGSFMKGTANKSGTDIDLFISISEQTPDTLKQIYGKLFNRMTERGYKPTRQNVSINIRVNGYSVDLVPGKRQDTYSADHSLYRRKADTWTKTNVLTHIKHVTDGGRQKESRIIKLWRAKNNLDFPSFYLELTVINALALQHGTLSGNVLRVFQYLSDAFQNARIVDPANTNNIISDDLAVAEKTKIKAAAAQALKAANWSQIVI; from the coding sequence ATGACACCGGATGAGTACCTGCAGGGTATCCTAGATCGTGAGGCGGTCAACACCGGTCCACTATCCCCGGTCCGGGGCGTCCAGGCGGTGATTGCCCCGATCATCCGCGAGTGGGCCGGCGCCATGCTCCTCAGTGTTCAGCCGAGCGGTTCCTTCATGAAGGGCACCGCGAACAAGAGCGGGACTGATATTGATCTTTTTATCTCCATTTCGGAACAGACCCCCGACACGCTGAAGCAGATCTATGGAAAGCTATTTAACAGAATGACGGAGAGGGGGTACAAGCCCACGCGCCAGAATGTTTCAATCAATATCCGGGTAAATGGCTACTCCGTGGACCTTGTTCCCGGCAAGCGCCAGGATACCTACAGCGCCGATCACAGCCTGTACCGACGCAAGGCCGACACTTGGACTAAGACGAACGTGCTGACGCACATCAAGCATGTCACCGACGGCGGCCGACAGAAGGAAAGCCGCATCATTAAACTGTGGCGCGCCAAGAACAACCTCGACTTCCCATCCTTCTATCTGGAGTTGACAGTCATCAACGCCCTGGCGTTGCAGCACGGGACTCTCTCCGGCAATGTATTGAGGGTTTTTCAATACCTCAGTGACGCCTTCCAGAATGCGCGCATCGTGGACCCTGCCAACACCAACAACATCATTTCCGACGATCTTGCCGTCGCAGAGAAAACCAAAATCAAGGCAGCAGCAGCGCAGGCCCTGAAGGCAGCCAACTGGAGCCAGATCGTCATATGA
- a CDS encoding HEPN domain-containing protein codes for MLFLKDDLRIRSASYTLLPALDLDWGDQSIKQLEHIQAIVAYCYIAPHHISGDPFLHFEHSSLVIFSPQPVSIYLVRPEHHVEQVSTGPALTPDSSGHVPGYRGLYNFQHHFWVAAGSRVYPPVPHLSLNISQNLSFDWAQSLAEAPHFHLLPELLTQPLSTTSDRVLTAISWYNRANALASDHATAIVTLAVAFEALLGLPKEAKTDRFTDSISLLLGRISRLDLWAQQFYNARSDILHEGRTKLLRFMPIKTQDATNAPLYHSLLGYGRQIFQLCVGTLLFGAHLGVRAGLPDKLVTNQERFQQICATLDDVTLTIADKFAGIADAVDLAHHYQFVPEAGLRVETMIGAVQRTARALLSCSEPLEPEMKESLEKLAVTPKSLDWYEALDALRALNEVTARITQAPRGPKAITLRLTSLVWRYTFMHYY; via the coding sequence ATGCTCTTTTTGAAGGATGACCTCCGAATCCGATCCGCCTCCTACACACTCTTGCCGGCACTCGATCTTGATTGGGGCGACCAATCCATCAAACAGTTGGAGCACATCCAAGCGATCGTCGCTTATTGCTACATTGCCCCGCACCACATTTCCGGCGATCCGTTCCTGCACTTCGAGCACTCGAGCCTCGTTATCTTCAGCCCTCAACCAGTATCCATTTACCTCGTCCGCCCAGAGCATCATGTGGAGCAAGTCTCCACGGGCCCGGCACTCACGCCAGACTCTTCGGGCCACGTGCCAGGCTATCGGGGGCTGTACAATTTCCAACACCACTTTTGGGTCGCTGCCGGATCACGCGTGTATCCACCGGTGCCACACCTCAGCCTGAACATCAGCCAGAATCTAAGCTTCGACTGGGCTCAATCCTTAGCCGAAGCGCCCCACTTTCATCTCCTCCCAGAGCTGCTTACCCAGCCACTGAGTACGACCTCGGATCGCGTTCTTACGGCCATATCCTGGTACAATCGGGCTAACGCTCTCGCGAGTGACCACGCTACAGCGATCGTAACCCTTGCTGTCGCCTTTGAAGCACTCCTGGGTCTGCCCAAGGAAGCCAAGACGGACCGCTTCACCGATTCCATTTCACTTCTGCTCGGGCGCATCTCGAGACTCGATCTGTGGGCACAGCAGTTCTACAATGCCCGTTCGGACATTCTTCATGAAGGACGCACAAAGCTCTTACGGTTTATGCCAATCAAGACACAGGACGCCACAAATGCGCCACTCTACCACTCCCTTTTAGGGTACGGCCGGCAGATCTTCCAACTTTGCGTGGGAACCTTATTGTTTGGCGCACATCTCGGAGTGCGCGCCGGTCTCCCTGACAAGCTCGTGACGAACCAGGAGCGCTTCCAACAAATCTGTGCCACGCTTGATGACGTGACCTTGACTATAGCTGACAAGTTCGCTGGTATCGCGGACGCCGTTGACCTTGCACATCATTACCAATTCGTACCAGAAGCCGGACTCCGCGTCGAAACGATGATCGGAGCTGTGCAACGGACCGCCCGAGCGCTTCTATCATGCTCTGAGCCCCTTGAGCCAGAGATGAAGGAGTCTCTTGAGAAGCTCGCCGTGACGCCAAAGTCTCTCGATTGGTACGAGGCTCTCGACGCCCTCCGAGCCCTGAACGAAGTAACCGCTCGGATAACACAGGCCCCACGCGGACCGAAAGCCATAACACTGCGACTGACCAGTCTAGTCTGGCGGTACACGTTTATGCACTACTATTGA
- a CDS encoding winged helix-turn-helix domain-containing protein: MRPFGTAGELEKRRRRAIALLQAGNPYREVARVVEASLSSVVRWKQAYRRDTRRGLRARPTPGRPPRLTTVQQARLRQVLLRGARAAGHTTELWTLKRIGKVIETQFGVRYSRVGVWKLLRHGLGWSWQKPERRALQRDEAAIAHWKTKVWPHIKKRRSTWGPPRVSR, from the coding sequence ATGAGACCTTTTGGCACTGCCGGGGAGTTGGAGAAGCGTCGACGCCGGGCGATCGCCCTACTGCAGGCGGGCAACCCATATCGCGAAGTCGCACGCGTGGTCGAGGCGTCCTTGAGCTCCGTCGTTCGATGGAAGCAAGCGTATCGTCGCGACACACGGAGAGGGTTACGCGCGCGGCCCACTCCAGGCCGCCCGCCACGGTTGACGACGGTCCAGCAGGCCCGCCTCCGGCAGGTGCTGCTTCGAGGCGCGCGGGCCGCCGGGCACACGACCGAGTTGTGGACCCTCAAGCGCATCGGCAAGGTGATCGAGACGCAGTTCGGCGTCCGCTACAGTCGGGTCGGCGTCTGGAAGCTCTTGCGGCACGGCCTCGGCTGGAGTTGGCAGAAACCAGAACGGCGTGCGCTCCAGCGAGACGAGGCGGCCATCGCACACTGGAAGACGAAGGTGTGGCCCCATATAAAAAAACGCCGCTCGACGTGGGGCCCACCTCGTGTTTCTCGATGA
- a CDS encoding IS630 family transposase codes for MFLDESGFLLIPNVRKTWAPVGCTPTVRHSYKRDKLSAISAVSVSPQRARVGLYMHVHSENITGAEVMLFLRHLLRHLRGPVELLWDGGSIHKRADVKAFLRRHPKLIVHRFPAYAPELNPDEFVWTKMKHDLANGGPEDIRHLDAQLRRSFRRLHGSQQLLWSCILVSDLPWS; via the coding sequence GTGTTTCTCGATGAAAGCGGCTTTCTGTTGATCCCGAACGTGCGCAAGACCTGGGCTCCCGTGGGGTGTACGCCCACGGTGCGACACAGCTACAAGCGCGACAAGCTGTCGGCCATTTCCGCCGTGTCGGTGTCCCCCCAGCGCGCCCGCGTAGGGTTGTACATGCACGTCCATTCCGAAAACATCACAGGGGCGGAGGTTATGTTGTTCCTTCGCCACCTCCTTCGGCACCTCCGCGGGCCGGTCGAGCTGCTCTGGGATGGCGGCTCGATTCACAAGCGCGCCGACGTGAAGGCGTTCCTGCGCCGGCATCCGAAGCTGATCGTTCACCGGTTCCCTGCGTATGCCCCAGAGCTCAATCCCGACGAGTTCGTCTGGACCAAGATGAAGCATGACTTGGCCAACGGCGGACCTGAAGACATTCGTCACTTGGATGCTCAACTGCGGCGCTCGTTCCGTCGGCTCCACGGTTCCCAGCAACTCCTGTGGTCGTGCATCCTCGTGTCCGATCTGCCGTGGTCGTGA